AAAAAGCTCTAAAATCACCAAAATTTTCCAAGACGTACCTAAACCTGAAAATACTCTAAAAGAGATTCTAAGCACATATAATAGACTCTAAATATGACCTATACCATTATCTAAAtgtggtaaaatccatggtatatcaactcttcCAGATTTACTCTTTTGTTTGTCCTAATGCAAAACATAGAATAGTCTCTGAAAAGAGGTTTCAAAAGAAGATCGACAGAAATGAGAGGGACACGgagaaaccctagagagagctacacacaCATCGACCTCATTTCACTTCGCTTTAACTCTTTTCTCTTATCGATCTCGTTTGTAACATCGGATCTCGTTTCTCTTATTGTATTcaatcttattcatcaataaaattcaTCTTTGCCTACTGGAATCTGATTACATCGTTGtgttataaagatattgttgccCACATCATATTTTCTTCCCTAGATTAAACCttcgatcactatcaaatacttagtgtagattttaggatctacagTGTCCTTTtggtaattttattaatataattacattaattatctttccatatttcactcaGTTTAACCATCTATATTACTAAAATTGAAGTACATTTTGgaactgtttggaaacatagataacagtataaatgagaattgtttagAAACATGTATAgaagtataaataaaaattgtttggaaacatggatagtaatatataaaaagatgtatagtgtcattttagtaatttcattaatataattacattaattgtcTTTCCATATTTCAATCAATTTaaccatttttattaattatattaccttaacaatacctcacatcattaattatattaccataataataatagtgcagatttttatttattagttaatcaacattaattttgtgccaattataaaatcaaaaatgtaaaataattaggttttgcatatggttgaaagttcggtttagtttattttactaaacctttttattttattttagtttcaaccGGTGAAAAATTACttagccaaaaacataattcaaagacatatttttgtgaataaaataataagttaaatcaaaataataaaaatgtattatatttattgtcacttaaattttcactccatataattattttactaaataaaaaaactctttctatttcacttaatttagccaaacatatagaacaatttttttattagtttataaaatcagttaggcatgaacgttgactatccatttaggtattgtttgttctttttggggtatcattttttttttttgaaattaggctccgcttgaatattataaatttatgtgtgggttTTAAGTTGGGTCCTTCTAGGTTTAGATGATTTTTCTGATGTatagaaacctaaaaatatctaagcaacaaatgtatctgaaacaGGTTCGGATATTTGAACcaaaaataactatattatcTTATTCGGTCTaggtcttttgaatacaattagttatattacgacacatctaaaatatatacactaattataaaaacaaatatcaatgtataaaaatataaagcactaattataaaaaaacaaatatcaatgtataaaatataaagcGGATGCGCAGGTCAATCtcttagttttaattaaaagacAATAACACATCATTCATAGAGAAATTTTAAACGAAAACACAACCTTcagaaattgataaaacaaaaagTATTACGATGATACTGACGAATCAAAGTGATTTTAAAGCAATTGGactctctttctttttgttcaaCAGCAATTGGCCTCTAAAATGCTATATAAAGACAAATAACTTAGAATGTTTTTTTGctctttttctttgttgttttctttttagaaaGCTAAACATTAATGTAAACCCCAGCTTAATCAAGAAATCACTCCGTAAAACATGGAGGAGAGAGTACACATTTGACTGAGCAGAGGTTGATATCAACTCGAGGATCAAGCTGTCGTGGCTGCATCGACCTCTTTTTTAACGCCTTTAGTGTGACGTGAGGTAGTTGCCACTGTTTTACTGCCTTTTgctccatcatcttcttcctcttcttcatagAACGACCCTGAAGACCTCATTTCCTTCACCTTCCGAAACTCATCGTAATGTACTCTTCTGAGTTCGTTGAAACGTGCGTTTTTCTCACCATCCACATCTGTGTCATTTGCACAAAAACAGAAACATATGGAGATGAGATcaaacaaaagaataaaaacatgaaagttaatattttgtttggtttcgAGGAGGAACACCTTCATCATCTTGATCCATTGGATCTGCTTCATCCTCCTCAGACGAGCTCCAGCCACCAGAACCAGACCCCTGGCTAGTATTCCTACTTGAGGAAGCTGCTGCCTCGTTGAGAACGTTCCTCAGTTCTTCCGTACGTTGCATATCATCAACGCATTCGTCAAACGACCTGCCTCTAGGAGACAGAGAACCTGGCACAATCAATCAGGAAACACCCACAAAGAGAAAAGACAAATGTTAAATTATGTTTCGCggatttaaaaatatcagaACGATCTCGAGTTAAACATACACCTAgaaagaaaaaatttcaaatcaagAAACCAATAGCGCAAGCACAAGTTTCCTCCAGAAAAGAGTAGTAATTGTTTAGCTTCCTAGATTCATATAATTGTCACTTACACATGCTTTAGATCTGATTAGGTTAAGTTGATGACAAGCATAAATACGCAAATTTGGCATAAGCATATGGATACTTAAAAGAGTAGCATAGTTCACAAATTgtgcacacacacacatatatagaCACAAacagaaagcaaagaaagaaaagtaGAGAAACCATCATCATCGATCATAGGGTGGTAGGGTGTCTTAGGTTCAGTGATCTTCTGCCTAACAGGCTTGTTAGATTCAATTTCCACTATATTAGCTTCATCCCACTGCACACGCCCCCTGCCACAAAAATGAACATCTTTAATGCTGCAAACGAGAGACTAATATTCAGCAGAAAAACATTATACAAAGGTCATATCTTATTTAACAGAACAAGGCAGGAATATCTGAACGCCTATAACAGAAGACGAAAAAACTAACACAACTCTGAAATTAAGCTCACAGACGCTTATGCAAGGTAAGTTTCTGAATCAGCAAGCAATCAAGCATGGTTAGCTCTAATAAACACAAGCAAAAGAAGGAGAAACATACTTCATACTAAGCTGGTTGTACTCTATTTCCAGCTAATCAAGCGAATAAACAATCCAATCTGCTAACTTTTCAAGCTTAAATCATAAACCTCTTAAAGAGAATCGAGCAGTTCACACCATTTAGATTCAGAAAAGAGAGATTTATCACAGGAAACCACAAGGAGAAAGATTTGTAAGAAACCCTAGCTACCACTTATTAAATTAAAGATGGAATTGAAGAAGAGCAAAGAGAATGAAGTGCGAAACCGATCCATCCATCGAGCATAATAAATTCCAGAAAAGACGGAACTTACTTTTTTGAATCAGCCATCTTCTTCAACTTCAACTTCAACTTCTCGATCGCAAAGCAAAAGTTTTGAAGACTCCGGCGGGGGGTGTTGAAGACGCACAATTACCTAATAATCAAAAAGAGAAGCAGCCGTCCGTTTCTTTGACTTTTGACTATTATTGTTGCTCTTTAGATATCGCCACGTGTCACCCTTACAACTCGAGATGGAAACGCGTTGGAGTAAGGGTAGTTTTGGAATTCGGGATTCGAAGTTCTATCGAAGAAGACCAACAACAACACAGAGTTGAGTGCAAAACCAGATCTTTCTCTCCTTGTCCTTCTCCAGATCTTCCTCAGACATGTAAGGATCTTCTAATTTGCTTGTGTGGTTTTCAGATTCGAACGGGGAGAAGAATTCTGCTTTGCtgattttatcaattttagGGAGCTTCTCTTTGTCCTGATCATGTTTCGATAATGCGACTGGGTGATAGTGTGATTCACCTTCTTTTTTTCTAGCGATCTacccttttattttgtttagatttGTGTTTGGACTCTGATCTAACTCTTCGTAATGATTGTGTCTGGTTTTGGTGGTTATTTGATGTCTCTTGCTACTTGGGGTAACTAGTGTAGCATTGTGTTTGTGTATTCTCTGACTTAGATCCATTTTCTTCTTGTGTTTATACTCTGATAAGGAAGCCAAGTTATGTTCTTGATTTCTCGGAGAATGATATGCTGATTCTTAGCtccatttttctatttttggttGGGTGAAAGATCAAAGGAAGTGATGTTTTCTCTAATGCATGGATTGTGGACTTACATGTTCAGCAAAACTGAGTTCCATGTCCTCATTCTTGGTATCGACAAAGCTGGCAAAACGGTATTTATTTTCTCCATTTTTTGTATCTCATCTTTCAAAAAAGGCTCATCTCTAATGCACATTTCTCGTATTTGGACTGTGTAGACGTTCCTGGAGAAGTTGAAAACGATATACTCAATCTCAGAAGGTCTCCCACATGATCGGATTGTTCCTACTGTTGGCCTTAATATTGGTCGTATTGAAGTCGCCAATGCTAAAATCGTCTTTTGGGACCTTGGAGGTCAGGTTAGTTGGAAATATTCAATCCCTTCAGTTTTGTCTTTGTAATCTAATAATAACCATGCCTTTTTTCTCCCTTATGGCAGCCTGGTTTGCGTTCGATTTGGGAGAAGTATTATGAAGAAGCACACGCATTGATATATTTGATCGACGCAGCTTGCCCATCCCGCTTTGAAGACTCAAAATCCGCTCTAGGTGAGTTTGCACATTCAAGTTGACTTCAAACAGCAATTATGAAGCTAATGTTAAAATATAAGTTTGCCTTTCCACCAGAAAAAGCACTGCGGCACGAGGATTTGCAAGGAGCGCCTCTTTTGATATTGGCAAACAAGCAAGTAAGAAACTGCATTGCCTCCTTTTGTTTGCTTAATATGTTGTTTCTGATAAGTCTTGAATCTGGTAACCGATGAGCAGGATCTCCCAAATGCTGTCTCAGCTGAGGAGCTAGACCGATACCTGGATCTAAAGAAACTAGACGAAAGGGTGTACATGTTTGAAGCAGCTTCTGGATATGATGGGTGAGTAAAAACTGACTTTAGCTACGCACAGGAACCTTGTAGCTCTGTTAGAGATGCTTAAATGTTATTGTTTGAGCAGGCGAGGAATCAAAGAGAGTATAGAATGGCTGGTGGGAGTGATGGAGAGAAGCAAAAGAACGGAAGCATTAAGAGCCCGTGCAGGATATGTTCCTGTCCCAACTTCCTAGACTTGGAAAGGAGCGCTCACAAACTCAATTCTCAAACCAACTAAACtgttttctgtgagaaacatttgtagataaaaaaaaaaaaaaaaaaaaaaggaatggaCCAGAATCGTGCAATGTTTTGTGTTAGCAGCAGATCACATGATAAGTAGGGCTAGTAATATCATTATTATATTGCCTTTACATCCTTGCTAATGCTATGATTCAGATTGAGACTTAAGGTAATAACTTCCCAAAAAGTAATAAATTTCCTTGAAAACAAAGAACAGAGTACATCAGTTTATCTCTTCCGTAGCTTACAAGACAGGAAACAGGCAGAACTAAGAAGCAATCCAGAGGTATCACTTTGCACTTGCAGCCTAATTTGTTCCTGAATCAAACAAGTAACTCAGAAATGTCAGAGCAAGTTTGAGGCTTAAAGTTTCAGAAAGCAAACAAGAACAGAAGAGAGAGGTTATACCTGAAAAGAGAGGCTTAGGTCTGGTCTTAAACAAGATCTTTGACCTTATAATCCCGACAACTTCCAGTTCCGTTTCTTTCTTTGAAGAACCATCTGTACCCTTTTGAAGCTTCTTCAAAACCAACAATGGTTTCTTCAGAGTCACCTTGGAGCCCGTGAGTTCATGGTAACCCACCGTGAACGTGTAGGTTTCCTGCAACCATCAACAGGATCTTCAATCTCCGGCTATTTCACAGTTCCGATTCGAGAAAATGCGAACTgaattaaaagacaaaaaaaaacctggGAGGAATCGGAGTGACAGAGATGACCGATCTCGAGATTCTGAACAGAACCTTGGAACGAAGACTGAGTTTCCACGACGCCTTGGAGTTCTACGATCATCCACTCGCTACACTCCTCTTCTCCACACCCACACTTCACTCGAATCTCCATCTTCTCctcccttctccttcttcttcttcttctatactgttatattacatttttgtatatatatatatgttgtattaTAAACATTTTGGCGGCAAAACACTAGATCTTTCGCGGGCTTCTTTGTCCGTTTTAGTCTTTTAGATGACGTCACAATTATCTCTAGTAACAAGTCAaagaagcttttttttttttttttggtcaaacaagtCAAAGAAGCTATCTTTGAGAAGTTTCCATTGTTACATAGGAAGAGAAAAAAACAGGATATTAATAGCTTATATGAGTTTGCAGGTTCTGTCGATACATCAAAGTAATACATATTGTATATACAGAACACAAAGAAGCAGGCATTGCACATGGATGATGGATCTTTAAACTACTAGTGCAAAGAGAAAACAACCTAGTCCTCGGAGAAAAAGTTGTGGAAACCTTAGATCTCCCCCAGGTTTCCCCATGGCCTTGTTACTATACTGTTGAACTACATAATCACAGATGCTGCTTTTGCCTACCTTCATGTTCCTGTCTTGATGATGATGTCATCGTCATCCCTTCATGTTTTGGTCTTACAACCGGGTCATTTGACACTATAGGGATCGCCCCCGTCAGGGTTTTTATAGCAAAGTCGATACACGGGTCTTTCCACATATCCATACCCGGCGCTGATTCACTAGACACTCCTGGTTTGCCAGAGTATGCGTTAGCGTTTTGAGGCGTCTCTGGGAGAAATGTGACTCCTTTCTGCTTGGCATGATTGCTCTTTGGATCAGAAGAGATTGCGGCAGTGTTGTTGGGAAAACGAAGCGTGTCTCCGGTCAGTGTTTTGATAGCAAAGGCAATGCAAGGATCTTTCCAAAGATCTGCAAGAGTTGCtgcagaggaggaggagaagctgTTGGTATTATTACTCATCTCCATCACTTCTGAGCATGTGCCTCTAACAACAGATGATTCAAATAAGTTGCTGCTTAGTTTATTTCTCCTCTGAGTGGAATTTCCGTTATCATAAGGATGCGTATGCGGATGCTCTTCTTTATTTGATGATGAGATCTCATTTGCTTTCGGACTAGTAACTTTATTAGCATTTGCACTCGACCGTCCCAATCTTTTGCCTCCTGCTGTCTTCTCACGCTTTGTTGCAGAAGTTTTGCAAGATAATGGTGACACTGGCGACATTTCTTCCTTCTGCTTGTAACCCTCAAGACGAAAAACTGGGTTCAGTTCCACCTGGGATGTCACCTGTggcatcttcatcttcttcttgtctcCAGAGACTTTACTGCCTCCTGGTTTACCCATCTTTTCTATCTGCATTTCCAATTCTAATTCTGCACTCACGCGATTCATGCTTGTAGAGGAAGCAGCAGCATTTGGTTTTGGAAATGAATGCTCAGTATTATAGCTTTTGGCTTCTTCCTTAGTGAGAGGTATATCCATCTTTTTCAATCCGCTGGTAACAGCAATAGGATCCACAGGTGGCTTGCACTTTCCGGCCGTGCCATCGTCATCATTATCAGGAGGTGCTACTCGTTGAGCTTTGGTTATTGTATCCAGTTCAGGGGTAGGTTCAAGCTCAATACCAGCTAATCGTTTTGATGCTCTTCTTGCTACACTATTAGCTAACTCATTCTTCTTCACTATAGCCTTACTCCTCGTGATCCCTTTTTCAGCAGAATCTCTTACATCTTCCTCCTTCATCACAGATCTCTTCTGTGGACTTTGTGAACTAGCACTTCTCAGTCTGGGTTTTACATGTACGTCTACTTCCTCAGTCTCATTTGCTTTAGTTTGGCTCCTAGTAACACGTTTTGCAATTGGCTGGTTCTCGACAGGATCATTCACATCTTTCTTCTTCCCCAAATCCTTGAGAACTTGTGAGATTACACTGCTCACTTCGGAATTCATTTTACCTGCAAGTATAGTAAAATGTTGACGTTTAACATTACTCACTGCATAAGAGAAAGAGAGCATTTGTGCTTACAATTCTCAGAATGttcaccagaagaagaagatgagtttcTTCTCCGTTTACTATTATTAACATCAATGTTCTTCTCCTTTTCCAGTAAAGCATCAGCAGACTCCAGAAGAAGCTAAAACCGAATGACGAAAAAGGATCACAAAATCAACCATTCAACTATACAAAACCAAAGAAGGGAGAAAGTAACTGACAACGTTCTTGCCATTTCCGGAATCATTATCTTCAGTATCGCTTTCCTTGAACTTGCGTGCATAATGCCCAATATCGCCAGTCTCAACATAACGTGATGCAGCTCTGAAGGATGGGAAGATATACTCACTTTGAGGGTCAATGAAGAACTGCAAAAGAAAATGACATGAGAGGACTTTCAATGTAGAATAAAATGCTAAAAGACACACAGAGAGTACAGACTGGATCTCTTCTTTTACGGCCTGATCTGTTTGATATAACAAGCTTCTTGATCCATCCTTCAGGTAACCCTTCAGCTGCAGATTTCTCAACTATAACCTGTATCACTTAGACAGAGAGactttttcctttaaaaaaacaCGTATAAATGTCAAAATCTGAGGGATCTCAAAGAACAAAACAACATTGTTGTCTCCAAACATTTAAACAGCAGAAAACTTATGAATGCGAGAGAGGTAATAAAGTTTCACAACATAGCTACACAAGTACAAATCAACGGAGAAAATGTAGCTTCATTACAAAGCTTCAATCAAAGTCACCATCAAAGGTAAGAAACACCCTTTTAAGTTAAAATGATTCAGTAAAGCTAAAGCATTGCATGCAGGAGATGACAAAAGATTTCACATTTTGCCATGATTACATAATCATAATAACATCAGAAACTAAGAGTGAACGAGATTCAAAGAATTTGACACTTAAATAAGACACTGCAAAAGAgctaaaatcaaaacaaaacatgCAGAAGACAGGTCAGAAAAAGGGTTTATCACTGAAAATCACCTTTCTCCCGTTCTTATTTACTCTGATTTCCACTTTCCTTTCCGCCGATAACCCATCAGAGATCCCTTCTCCATCCATCTCTTCTCGCCTGAAAACCACTtccttttttctctctctctggaTTCGGAACAAAAGAAATTAACATAACCACCCCAGAATGGTTTCTCAACTCAAAACGCCAAAACCCATCACGAATTCACCGTAAATCAACGCCCTCGTCTTCAAGATCGGAACCTTTTATTCTCTCTGTGCCTCTCCACTAAGctgaataataagaaaataggtTTAATTGGGAGGAAGAAAGGAAAGGGTTTACACGTGTACAAGTGAAGAGATTCGATGGTGTGATTCCCGATTTGAGAGGAAAACCAAACTCAGTCCACCACCAGCATTGCGAGTCTTCTGGACAGAACATCCActattttctctcttctcctgCTAAATTTCTCAAATCCATTGTAAActttagttagtttttttttttttttatctctgtaAAGTTTTGTTATTTGTTCCCTTTTTCAACTGTCAGAAATGAATAAATCTAACACTAgatttacataaataaatagaaaattttgctcagttttggattttttttctgtCTTTGGTCAAAGATcaaattttgtttacaaaatccTATATAAATGTGTATTTAAAAATGCATTTTTAGATGTATATCTAGGAAGACCTTTATGAATATTGAGTCCTTTTTTCGTGCTACGTGTGGATTATGtgtgtttaaatttattttcaattttattactaTGTAAATAATTTTGCTCTGCTTctgtattattttaattttataatttaatagtttaaaaaataattttattgtctATTCTTCTAATGTATTTATCATTGTATTACAcacttaaaaattaagaaaattacattttctaccaatttaaaattatgataaactaTGTGAGctaaattattttagatttttgagttgataatttattttacttattatattATAACAAATTATCGCATTAAGTATCAACAAAGATTTATAAATTGGTTTTGCAACTTAGTATTTACtggttattattaatttataagtaTGTGTCTTCATTAATGTTTTGATTAAATATCATTAATGTTCAGTAGtatattgaaattatttttttggccAATCAACTGTAATTATCTTTCAGAactgtttatattcttttttcattgctagccaaaaaaatatatgagcatatatttttataattattttattctcttttttttttttttttttttgtcacaacaaacagactcatatagactctgcgaaccaatctggtaactccgcatccatgtgaacgacgaaagacgattgttTCCTGGCACatcgtgctagactatccgccttttgATTTTCCGTCCGGGGTACATGAATAATCTCTGAGCTAGTAAAACGTGTCTTCAGTAGCTTTATGTCGTGCAGATAACTCTCAAACGCCggccattcctctggttccgaaaccatcttcaccaattgagaacaatctgtagcaaaagtaacctgaaactgatgtaaattcctcatacattccatagccCATATCAGTGCTTCCATCTCTGCATGAAGAGGTGAAATACATGCCCTAGAATTCCTTGCACCCATCAATCCCTGAAAGCCCTCGAGTATGCTATACCATCCTTGACCTGAATAAGATTCTTtatctttccaggaaccatctaTAAAGCACCAACGACCAACTCGCGGCTGACGATTCAAAACCTCGGTCTGTTGTGGTACCTGCTTAGTCTTCATCACCTgagcctcagcccaaagtgttgattcagTTTCTGCAAGCGTAAGTATATCTCTTGGgtcaatatccaaattactaaaaaccttattattcattcctttccaaatataccataatatccacgcaaactgatgatcttccatTTTCGGGAGTAtcctccaaaaaagatgatccatattcgTAAATAGAGAACTAGTGGGGAAGTAGGTTGGGTTAGACGGTATCTTTGACAAAGCCCAAACTTGACGCGCAGGAGGGcactcaaaaaacacatggtttattgattcctcctcAGCTGCACATCTAACACAACAAATATCTCCCTTCATTCCTCTTGCTTGCAAATTCTTCTTAACAGCTATACATCCGGATACCAT
This genomic stretch from Brassica napus cultivar Da-Ae chromosome C9, Da-Ae, whole genome shotgun sequence harbors:
- the LOC106347810 gene encoding protein phosphatase inhibitor 2, which translates into the protein MADSKKGRVQWDEANIVEIESNKPVRQKITEPKTPYHPMIDDDGSLSPRGRSFDECVDDMQRTEELRNVLNEAAASSSRNTSQGSGSGGWSSSEEDEADPMDQDDEDVDGEKNARFNELRRVHYDEFRKVKEMRSSGSFYEEEEEDDGAKGSKTVATTSRHTKGVKKEVDAATTA
- the LOC106350366 gene encoding ADP-ribosylation factor-related protein 1-like encodes the protein MFSLMHGLWTYMFSKTEFHVLILGIDKAGKTTFLEKLKTIYSISEGLPHDRIVPTVGLNIGRIEVANAKIVFWDLGGQPGLRSIWEKYYEEAHALIYLIDAACPSRFEDSKSALEKALRHEDLQGAPLLILANKQDLPNAVSAEELDRYLDLKKLDERVYMFEAASGYDGRGIKESIEWLVGVMERSKRTEALRARAGYVPVPTS
- the LOC106347811 gene encoding putative uncharacterized protein DDB_G0287975; its protein translation is MEIRVKCGCGEEECSEWMIVELQGVVETQSSFQGSVQNLEIGHLCHSDSSQETYTFTVGYHELTGSKVTLKKPLLVLKKLQKGTDGSSKKETELEVVGIIRSKILFKTRPKPLFSGTN
- the LOC106347812 gene encoding methyl-CpG-binding domain-containing protein 13 codes for the protein MDGEGISDGLSAERKVEIRVNKNGRKVIVEKSAAEGLPEGWIKKLVISNRSGRKRRDPFFIDPQSEYIFPSFRAASRYVETGDIGHYARKFKESDTEDNDSGNGKNVLLLESADALLEKEKNIDVNNSKRRRNSSSSSGEHSENCKMNSEVSSVISQVLKDLGKKKDVNDPVENQPIAKRVTRSQTKANETEEVDVHVKPRLRSASSQSPQKRSVMKEEDVRDSAEKGITRSKAIVKKNELANSVARRASKRLAGIELEPTPELDTITKAQRVAPPDNDDDGTAGKCKPPVDPIAVTSGLKKMDIPLTKEEAKSYNTEHSFPKPNAAASSTSMNRVSAELELEMQIEKMGKPGGSKVSGDKKKMKMPQVTSQVELNPVFRLEGYKQKEEMSPVSPLSCKTSATKREKTAGGKRLGRSSANANKVTSPKANEISSSNKEEHPHTHPYDNGNSTQRRNKLSSNLFESSVVRGTCSEVMEMSNNTNSFSSSSAATLADLWKDPCIAFAIKTLTGDTLRFPNNTAAISSDPKSNHAKQKGVTFLPETPQNANAYSGKPGVSSESAPGMDMWKDPCIDFAIKTLTGAIPIVSNDPVVRPKHEGMTMTSSSRQEHEGRQKQHL